The Streptomyces sp. V4I8 genome includes the window AGCGCGAGCAGGTACGGGTGCTCTCCGAGCGCCGCACGGCGCGGGACGAGTCGGCGGTCCGGACGGCCCTCGACGCGATGCTGTCCGCCGCCCGGACCGGCGCCAACATGATCGAGCCGATGCTGGATGCGGTCCGCGCCGAGGCGACCCTCGGTGAGATCTGCGGGGTGCTGCGGGACGAGTGGGGGGTGTACACGGAGCCGGCGGGCTTCTGAGGTCCCTTCCTCTCGGGCCTCTCGGGCCTCTCAGGGATCGACAGGGTGCGCGGCCGCACCACTCAGGCCCAGCAGCAGTACCTGGGTGAAGCCGCGTACCCACTCCTCGTCCGCCGGGCGGCCGCTGACCAGCGTGCGGTGCACCACCGCGCCGGCGACGACGTCGAAGATGAGGTCGACCGTGCGGGCGGCGTCCGCGGGGCCGGACTCGGGGGGCAGCTCGCCACGTGCCTGGGCGCGGGTGCGGCCCTGGAGGACCAGGCGTTTCTGGCGCTCGACGATCGACTCACGGATGCGTTCCCGCAGCGCCTCGTCCCGCGTCGACTCCGCCACCGCCGCCATCAGGCCGCTCCTGGCCTCGGGGCGGTCCAGGATCGTCGCGAACTGCAGGACCACACCCTCGATGTCGGCGGCCAGGGAGCCCCGGTCGGGGAGTTCCAGTTCGTCGAAGAGCTCCGCCACCGCGTCGACGACCAGCTCGTTCTTGCCAGGCCACCGGCGATAAATGGTCGTTTTCGCAACCCCCGCGCGCGCGGCCACGTCTCCCAGGGTGAGCTTGGACCAGCCCAGTTCGACCAGAGCCTCCCGCGTCGCCGCCAGGATCGCCGTGGCCGCGGCCGCGCTGCGCGGGCGGCCGGGGCGGGTGGCGGGGGTGCGGCTCTGCATGCCCCGACCATATCGCCGTGATATCGGGGGATTGTGTGAGGTCGTGAGGGAGATCACCGGGGGGTGGTGTCCGAGAGGCACTCGATGCCATTACGCTACGACTCGTAGCGAAAGCGACGACCACTGACGTGGGGTGGGGACCCGGCGTCGAAATCATGGCCGGGCGAGCCCGGCTTTCACACCGCTTTTCACAGTGCGCGCCGGACGGGGGAGGATAGACGCATGCAGCCACGGAACATGTCCATGAGCGGAGTCGTCGACCTCGCCGCGGTGAAGGCGGCCCAGGAGGCCAAGGCGAAGGCGGAGCAGGCGCGTGCAGAGGCCGCCCGGCAGGGCGGGGGAGGGGCCGTGTCGCCCGCCGACCTCGTCATCGATGTCGATGAGGCGGGGTTCGAGCGGGACGTCCTCCAGCGGTCCGCCGAGGTGCCCGTCGTCATCGACTTCTGGGCCGAGTGGTGCCAGCCCTGCAAGCAGCTGAGCCCGGTGCTGGAGCGCCTCGCCGTCGAGTACGACGGGCGGTTCCTCCTCGCCAGGATCGACGTCGACGCCAACCAGATGCTGATGCAGCAGTTCGGCGTGCAGGGGATCCCCGCTGTCTTCGCCGTCGTCGCCGGTCAGGCGCTGCCGCTCTTCCAGGGGGCGGCCGGTGAGGCGCAGATCCGCGAGACGCTGGACCAGCTCGTCACCGTAGCCGAGCAGCGGTTCGGTCTCACCGGCCTCACCGTCGACCCCGACGCCGAGCCCGGCGGCGCCCAGACCGCTCCCGCCGAGCCGGTCGGCCCGTACGACGCGTTGCTCGAAGCCGCCGTGCAGGCCCTGGACGCGGGGGACTTGGCCGGTGCCGTCCAGGCGTACAAGAACGTGCTGGCCGAGGACCCGGCGAACATGGAGGCCACACTCGGGCTCGCCCAGGCCGAGTTGCTCCAGCGGGTGCAGGGGGTCGACCCGCAGCAGGTGCGCAAGGACGCCGCCGACAAGCCGGCCGACGCGCAGGCACAGATCGCCGCCGCCGACCTGGACCTGGTGGGCGGACATGTCGAGGACGCCTTCGGACGGCTCATCGACACCGTGCAGCGCACGGTGGGTGACGACCGGGATGCCGTAAGGGTTCGCTTGCTGGAGCTGTTCGAGGTCGTCGGCGCCGAGGATCCGCGGGTGGCGGCGG containing:
- a CDS encoding TetR/AcrR family transcriptional regulator, which translates into the protein MQSRTPATRPGRPRSAAAATAILAATREALVELGWSKLTLGDVAARAGVAKTTIYRRWPGKNELVVDAVAELFDELELPDRGSLAADIEGVVLQFATILDRPEARSGLMAAVAESTRDEALRERIRESIVERQKRLVLQGRTRAQARGELPPESGPADAARTVDLIFDVVAGAVVHRTLVSGRPADEEWVRGFTQVLLLGLSGAAAHPVDP
- a CDS encoding tetratricopeptide repeat protein yields the protein MQPRNMSMSGVVDLAAVKAAQEAKAKAEQARAEAARQGGGGAVSPADLVIDVDEAGFERDVLQRSAEVPVVIDFWAEWCQPCKQLSPVLERLAVEYDGRFLLARIDVDANQMLMQQFGVQGIPAVFAVVAGQALPLFQGAAGEAQIRETLDQLVTVAEQRFGLTGLTVDPDAEPGGAQTAPAEPVGPYDALLEAAVQALDAGDLAGAVQAYKNVLAEDPANMEATLGLAQAELLQRVQGVDPQQVRKDAADKPADAQAQIAAADLDLVGGHVEDAFGRLIDTVQRTVGDDRDAVRVRLLELFEVVGAEDPRVAAARRALARALF